A segment of the Vibrio aquimaris genome:
CAAGTTCTATGCTCATGATGGTTTTATCTCTGATGATGGTGTTTGCTGAGATGATCCGGCTTCCTGAAATTTAGCCTCGCGCTCTTCTCTACGCCGTTTCTCGTACTCTTTACGCTCTTTTTGGTCTTGTGCTTCCCACTTCTCATAGGCGTTAACGATACGAGCAACGACAGGATGGCGAACGACATCATCTGATAGAAAGAAGTTAAAGCTGATCTCATCGACTTCATTGAGAACCTCAATGGCATGACGTAGCCCTGATTTTGCTCCGCGAGGCAGGTCGATTTGTGTTACATCACCTGTGATGACAGCTCGCGAGTTAAAGCCGATACGGGTGAGGAACATTTTCATCTGTTCCACTGTGGTGTTTTGGCTTTCATCAAGAATGATGAAGGCATCATTAAGTGTGCGACCTCGCATATAAGCTAGAGGAGCTACTTCAATCACGTTACGCTCGATGAGCTTTTCAACCTTCTCAAAACCAAGCATTTCAAATAGAGCGTCATAAAGAGGGCGCAAGTATGGGTCCACTTTTTGACTTAAATCTCCAGGTAAAAAGCCAAGCTTTTCTCCCGCTTCGACTGCAGGGCGGGTTAGCAAAATACGTCTAATTTCTTGGCGTTCCAGGGCATCCACGGCAGCTGCAACCGCTAGGTAAGTTTTACCAGTCCCCGCTGGCCCAATACCAAAGGAAATGTCATGAGTCACCATATTGACTAGAT
Coding sequences within it:
- a CDS encoding PhoH family protein gives rise to the protein MSNKIVTLEINLEPSDNRRLASLCGPFDDNIKHLERRLGIEISYRGNFFTIVGKPHTSAAALNIIKTLYVGTAPIKGNIPDIEPEQIHLAIKETGVLEQDSQPDIEYGKEVFIKTKKGVIKPRTPNQAQYLVNMVTHDISFGIGPAGTGKTYLAVAAAVDALERQEIRRILLTRPAVEAGEKLGFLPGDLSQKVDPYLRPLYDALFEMLGFEKVEKLIERNVIEVAPLAYMRGRTLNDAFIILDESQNTTVEQMKMFLTRIGFNSRAVITGDVTQIDLPRGAKSGLRHAIEVLNEVDEISFNFFLSDDVVRHPVVARIVNAYEKWEAQDQKERKEYEKRRREEREAKFQEAGSSQQTPSSEIKPS